GAAATGCGCTTTATCAACATCTATTGCAGGGAGTCATTATTAGATTGTGTTGGAGGAGCGAGGCGAACTTTTTCATCTAGTGCAACCAACAAGCAACCTTCATCTCAAGCTAAAACGCAACACGGAGAATATACTGGAGCAACGTAAGTACTTATCAGTTATCTCTCGATGGATGTTGGATGAATGGATCAATTGGATGAAAACCATGCTTACTTTTCTGTACGAATGTAGCTTTCTGCttcttttgtttcctttatTAAATTAAATGCGCTTGCGCATATCCTGTCAtccatgttgttgttgttcttgttttGTTGGCTGGAATTTGGATTGATCCTGTTGATGTGTTCCATTTCTGGGCTGCATCAAATTGattgggactaaaggttttattgttgctgtttgattttAAGTTAAGCAAAAGTGAAATCTTAACATATACATTGGACCATTACCATTATTTCTGATATTggtcttttttaaaaaacattaTGATTATGGGCTCCATAAACTTCAACGTTCTGCGGAAAATTGATGAAGAAAATTTGTAACGTTACCATGAGAGTTTTGGATGTTACTTACGATGTGAATTATGGATTGATGTGTATTGACTATTGGGCCGCATGAGCTATTTATGTAGAATACATGGTGATTAGGGTCTTAAGGGATCATCGAGATGGAGATGAAAATTAATCCTAATCTACCTTAACATTAACAACCAGACCATTCTGAATCCGAAGCATATGGAGGCGTGGCTATAGCACCAACTTGTATTCGAAATGTTTGCATGTTACCAGATTTTATTTGTTATTGTTTTGCTTCAACTTTTTGCAAATAAAAGCCAGTAACTCTATTTTGAACTTGGCAACATAATATAAATAGGGCATGTTtatttgagctgcagcttttgagcttttctgaaaagctTCTGCTGGCTTTTTGCTTCCGAAAAGACAACATTAGCTTtcagaagatgtgtttagctttctgaggtcaaaaagctacgaaaagctcataaaactgAGTTGTTTTCTATAAAACTCTTTTTAGGCTTCCAGCTTTTCGGAAGCTATGCAAGAAAATCGTTGTTTATTTGAGCTTCTggcttttcacgctgagaagctatcaggaagctcaaacaaatagggtCTAAAGTTTGAAGGTTTATTTGTTTCATCCTTGTCTGCAGGCTTATTGTAGCTCCGAAGAAATATGAGAACACCACTATGTGGCTGTTTGCTTGTAGTACCCTTTTCTGGCTCTATATATTTAGCAACAAACCATCATTTTTTCGTCGCACAAGCTGCTGCAGTTGCTGCAACTGCCAATGCTATTCAAATCCTGAGGTGGAAAGGAATTAGGAGCTCGAGGCAGTCCCAGCAGCCGTGGTGTCCTGTGGTGCGAGGAGATGTTATACATACTTGTAATTTTCTACTGAGCCTGTAGAGAGGACACAGCCAAAGtagttttcttttgtttggCTCTTTTGGCTTCGCTTTTTTACCCAGTCCTTAATAGAGTATAGGGTGAATGCTAAACCATTCATGTAACTCGgattaatttttattttcttagcCTTTTGTACACATTCAATCTATCTAAATGTTTGAGTGATTGAGACTACCGAGATGAGCAAATGAACAAGTTCGAAAATGGAATTATTTCCGGTTTCTGCGACCGCACACAACCCAAGTTCCGTCGTACGGTAGAGTCGTAGAGAATTATCGctaccaaaaaaaaatacaagtgaAGGCCAACAGACGGAGTCAAATGGACTCAAATCAATAGCAGTACAATGGACGAAAGATGGACACGCATCATTCTCCTACGAAAGATCATATCATGTTCTGCATACTGATAATTCGAAAAGACCAAGCTAGGAGAACAGCAGTGGCCTGACATTCAGAACATGTGTGTACAGACTACAGAGAATTCAGAACATGTGTGTACAGACTACGGAGAATGCTGTACGGTTGAAAGATGATCCACAACGCAGTCATCAGGAAGAAAAAAGTAAGGCAGCGAAAATGTCCAACATGATCAGATACCCCGGTAGCCGCTCAGAGCCCGTCACGACTCGTTGCTCTCCGGGAAGGTGATGCACTTGTACACCCTGCATCTCGGGCACAGGATGAAACCCGCCTGCAGCGACGCAATACGTTCATCAGGATTCAGAAAAGGGATGCCGGGAGTGGTCTGAATGAACAAGCCTGCAGCAGAGAAAACAGTCGCGTACGGCTTTGCAGGTCGGGCAGCGGCGGTACACCCGGGTACCCTCGGACTTGACgttgttcttcttccccttGCAGAAGTCGCAGAGCAGCCACCCCGCGCCGCTGCAGGCTTCGCACACTACACCTTCTTCCTTGGGACAAGACACCAAGATGCAAGAAGaagttttcccaaaaaaaaaaaagatgaaagaagaagcatCAGCTTACGATAATGGCAGGCACGAGCTCTGTATGGCACCACGCCGTGCAGCTAGAAATGTGCAAGATTACTAATCTAACCTCAGTGTCCCCGTCGACCAGCGGCCGCGCGGtctgctccgcctccgcggcggcgctgaGCTCCCTTGGTACGGACGCGCAGCCGATCCTGCCCTTCCACttcgcgggccgcggcggcggcacggtcgGCACCGGCGCCTGCCacggttgcggcggcggcggcgagccgcagCGCCGTGGACCAATCCATCGGTCTAGGCTCGCCGCGGTGCTCCATTGCGCCATCAGCTCCGAACTGCCTCCCCCACCCACCGCTCCTTTTCGTGTGGATAAAGTTGTGAGGGAAATCCACGCCATCAGCTCCGATCTCCCCGTCTGACATCCGGGACCCACCGAAATCCACCTCGGATCACTACCACGGGGCCCAACGCAGTCCAGCATGGTCAACCAGTCAATTGCGAGGCCTGCTGCCCTGGCCCACGTATAACCTGCTCCGCGTGTCACTTTtggtcgtcggctcgtcgccgtCTATGCCGCCGTGCAGCCCGTGctcgcgccacctcctccacgtcgTTGCAGGATAGCAGACCTCGCCGCTGCATCGCCGTTTATGCCGCCGTGCTCGCGTCCAGCGTacgtggtaatggatcatgattCATGACCCTCACATTTCCTATGGAGATTTGGCCCCGGTACCACTCAGATGGACTTGTCTCCCTGCAAGGGGTGGTACGGCTCGTCCGAATGGTAGACGGGGAAGTGGGGAGCAAGGTGAAGCATCGACACGAAAAGATAGAGATAGAAATAGGATCGTTTAAATACGTATAACTTGTACTaaagctcagttttgttttccTGTAACCGATTGCAATTAGATTCGAAGCAAATTTGTAACCCTACCCGCGACTATGTAAGGCGGGTAGAAACCTCCTTAAAAACCCAAGCCATCGGGTCACGCTCCAGCTCCACCGTGCAACATCAGCTTCCCTCAACTCCCACTTCCTTCTCTGTAAGCAACACGATATAGCTAGGACAGTGTGTGGGATACTAGTATCAACAACGAACAAATGTAGAGTTCACCGCCACCAACGCCTTCGATTCGCCGCCATCGTTGCCTCCTGTTCGCCACCAACAACCAGGACAACATCCTACAGCTCGATAGCCAAGTCCTTGCTTCTCCACTCCCTCATCGTTATCTAGTCTGGCTGCTCACATGGGCCACTGACGCCCTAACCCATTCATCACCGGTATACTTCAGGTTGGGCTTCCCGGGCCGAACTCCTCACCGCGCTGGCCCGGTAGCAATTGATGCCTTCCCGCTTCCTGCAATCTTGCCGTCAGGTATGCTCTGACATCCCCTTCCCCTTGAAAAACAGCTTGTCCCCAAGCTGGTGCATGAGGAAACTTCTCCTTGATCATGTGTTTATCCTCCCAGGTCGCCATTAACGTCGGCCAACCAGACCAATGCACCAAGATTTGAGGTATTAATTTTCCATCTCGAGTACAAAGACGATGGTCCAAAACAGCAACAAGAAATTGAAAGCTAAGCTTAGGTTCAGGAATTCAGGACTGACCTGTGCTTTAGCTCCCACCGCTGGCTTGAGTTGTGAAACATGGAACACCGGGTGCACTGAACTGTTGTCTAGTAACTGCAGTTCATGTGCCACCTCATTGATCTTGTTCACTACCTTGTATGGCCCAAAGTATCGGAAAGCTAACTTGTAATTTGCTCTTGCAGCTACTAAAGACTGCACATATGGTTATAACTTGAGAAAAACCGGATCTCCAACTGAGAATGTTCTTTCAGTTCTCTTTTTGCCGGCCTGGTTTTTCATGCGCTGTTGAGCTCTTTGTAAGTGC
The genomic region above belongs to Setaria italica strain Yugu1 chromosome VI, Setaria_italica_v2.0, whole genome shotgun sequence and contains:
- the LOC101764649 gene encoding protein PHOTOSYSTEM I ASSEMBLY 2, chloroplastic; the encoded protein is MAQWSTAASLDRWIGPRRCGSPPPPQPWQAPVPTVPPPRPAKWKGRIGCASVPRELSAAAEAEQTARPLVDGDTEEEGVVCEACSGAGWLLCDFCKGKKNNVKSEGTRVYRRCPTCKAAGFILCPRCRVYKCITFPESNES